GAACAGAAGACCGCCTGCGACCAGGGAATTAAAGGCAAGGTCTGAAGCCAGATACAGGCATCCCAGTATGACGATAAAAACGTTAGACCAAACATGTGACCAGATAGGCGCGTGGAAGGGGGCCCCGGCTACCTGACTCAGGTATCTCGAGAAAGGAAACCCGTGGTTGCGGCTGAAAGCCCATGCCATTCTAGATTGCCATGTATGACATCCTATAATAGCCCCGAAAGCAGAAGCAGTCACTAGTGACTGTAGAGCAAtagcagcagccttggaaTGGTGGAGCTGAAGGAAGATTTCCAGGGACGGCACAGCTGCGACGACGACGGTGTCGAGATCTGGGGCTGAGAACATGAGTGCAAAGACGATTGGTAACCCCGTGACGAATCCCACGGCGATGGTACAAAGAAGAGCCTTTGGTATGTTTTTGTTGGGATGAGGAATCTCGTCGGCCAGGTGAGTGATAGAGTCCAGACATGAGAAGGACCAGGCGCTGGGGTTGAATCCAATGAGGAATGCGACGCCAGCAGGCCATCCAGAAACATTTTTCAAATCAACGAAGAATGTGCTCGCACTCTGCTTGTGAGAGTCACCTGCCAGCAATGAAACAAATATGGCAAAGATCATTGAAGGTGTGTAGATCAGCAGGGCCTTGCTGCACCATGGCAGGCACCGTTCGAAGAAATTGAACCCGAACGCCAGGAGGTTAACAAGTTGGTATCCGATAAATGTGATCCATGGTTTGACGATGAATGATGGATGGGCTGAGGCGACCATTCCCAAGATAATCTGCGCGACGACAAGGTCGACAGAAGCTGTCACGCAGAGTCCGCTGGCCCAACTGATCAGACCGACCATGTAGGACAAGAAGCGACGACATGACCGAGGCCCAAGCTTGCCAACCCAGAAGTATTGTCCCCCTGCGTGAGGCAAGGCAGACGCGAGCTCGCCAAGGCTGATGGCGATGCAGCATCCCATCAAAGCCATCAAGATAAATCCCCAGAATAGAACAGGAGGCCCTCCGAAGGGCAGGGCATTAGCCAGGCCGACTATTATGCCAACTGCGGTGTTTGTGATGGAATGGCCAAGACCCATGGCGGTCCAGATGGTGAAGGGCTTTTCCATGACCTCTTCTATGGTGCCATGCTCGTACGAGCCGTGGTTCTCGAGGTCGTTTTCCGTCTTAACATTATGCTTCGAAGACGTACATTGCGCTGCGACAGACATGTCTGCGTATCTGGGAAATGAAGGGATAGTATTTCGATCTTAGATGTGGGTAGCtagttgatgatgagatatAAACGCCAAGGTGCGAGATAGTAGAGGAAGGCGGCGCAGTGTCAAATAGAAATTCCAGTCTCAGCGAGATCAGAAGCATGGCCACGTCACATGGGATTGTCGTGGTATCTCAGTCATCACTCCGCACCAGGGATCTTGAGAGGCAGTTTAGATTACCCCAGAGTGGGATGGTTGCCGGGTGAGACTTGAGCTGCACATTACGCCCAGGCCAGTTTTAGTATGAGAAGAGTGAGGAGAAGGTCGAGATTGCAAGGGTCTCGGTCCGGGGGGTTTGTATTGTCGACATTCTCAGCACGCTTGTATGTAAGAAAGGTACCCTGTATACCTGATGTTAGATAGGTCGCGTGGTCTGGCCCTAAAGAACAGAAACCATGAATCCACTGTTTGGCTTTTCGCCAACCCCTCATACTGTACGTACTCAAATCGAGCTTACCTTGATTGGGAACAAGTGCGAAAGCTAGTTATTATTGAGCTTATCTGAATTGAGCACATGTGCGAATGTGAGTTATGGCTGGTCTTATCTTGATTGGGAATATGTGCGGTGGCTATGGCTATACTTCAAGAATGAGCAGGATCAGTTTGGGTATAAGTTTGCCCAAGATACGGCACTTGTACATGTGAACTGACTTGCCGTGCACCAAACTTCCATCCCTACTTCATCACATTTTgatccatcatcatgtctttcgTCGCAACCCCCGAGGAGGTCCAGGCTTTCCAGGACCTCTCATCCAATCCTAGCTTCTCTCAAGAGCTCATTGTCACAGATTTTGAGACAACGCCTGAATTCATCCAGTCAGTCCTGCCTCCCAATTTCGAGGCTGGAGATACCCCGACCGGCCACATCAGCGTCGGTACGTTCGAGAGCAAGCTCTGTGGTGAATTCGATTGTGCCATGGTATCCATCGACGTCAAGTTCAACGGCCGCCCTGGCACATACCTGCTTGAGCTTATCGTCAGTGGTGACATGCCGGTGACCTGGGGACGCGAGGTCTGGggtgaggtcaagaagactgGAACTTGCAAGATCTGGAGGTCCGGCAATTACCGCTACGCCGTTGCCGAGCGTCACGGTGTGCGGCTGATCGAACTGCAAGGAGAGTTTGGGGATGACCAGCCTCCCCGTATCCGCGAGAACACAGCCTATGAGATCAAGGCTTACCCCCATTCTATGGGCAGGGGTCTTCAGTGGGCACCCAAAGTGAACCAGCTCAAGGTCGTTGAACACGATACCCGTTGGTCAAAGGGGACAGGCAGGGTTACCATCCGCGGCACATCGTCAGATCCACTGCACAGCATCCccatcaaggccatcagTGAGTTCATTTACTGCTCCGGCCGGTCCGACTATAACGTTGTTGCCGACTACGATCTGGGAGCTACGGAtgcctacctaccttacctcGTTGGGCGCCATTACGACGATCTGCGAAAGTTCAAAGTCGGTATCCAGTGGACTCAAATgaaggacgaggaagaggacgagaagcCCACGTTGGTGCAGCGCCTGCAGACTCCTCAGTAGAATCTTAGCCCCGAACCCCATGT
This genomic stretch from Fusarium oxysporum f. sp. lycopersici 4287 chromosome 2, whole genome shotgun sequence harbors:
- a CDS encoding acetoacetate decarboxylase codes for the protein MSFVATPEEVQAFQDLSSNPSFSQELIVTDFETTPEFIQSVLPPNFEAGDTPTGHISVGTFESKLCGEFDCAMVSIDVKFNGRPGTYLLELIVSGDMPVTWGREVWGEVKKTGTCKIWRSGNYRYAVAERHGVRLIELQGEFGDDQPPRIRENTAYEIKAYPHSMGRGLQWAPKVNQLKVVEHDTRWSKGTGRVTIRGTSSDPLHSIPIKAISEFIYCSGRSDYNVVADYDLGATDAYLPYLVGRHYDDLRKFKVGIQWTQMKDEEEDEKPTLVQRLQTPQ